The segment AAATAACATAGTCGATTCCAAAAAAATTATTTATTGTTCTGATGTAATTGGGCAATCTAGTGCTTTAAAAATTTGTTTATCCGACAACAAAGAAGTAATCAAATCTGATCCTTTAATAGATGCACAATTTCTTCCATGGATAGAAAATAAAAATGAAAATTATCAATTTCAAAGAGTTGATTCTGAAATAAATGAGCTTGAAGATAAAGATTCAAAAGAAATAGTTGATAAAGATGGCAAATCAAACACAGATAATTTAAAGGATATTATTTCTAAAGCATTAAATAACGATAAAGTTACAGTAAAAGTTCAATCTCTTAATAGTAAAGAGGCTCCTCCAGCAATGATATTGTTACCTGAACAAATGAGAAGAATTAACGATATGGGGGCATATATGGAACAAAAAATGCCAGGATTACCTGAATATCACGTCTTATTAATTAATAAAGAACATCCACTCATTGCAGGATTAAATAAAATAACTGGTAATAAAATTATTCTTGATAAAAAAGACCCAGTTGAAAATCCATTAGCATCAAAAATTGCTAATCATGTTTATGACATGGCGAAATTAAGTGTAGGAGGATTAGATCAAGAACAAATTATAAATTTGCAAAATAATAATGCTGATTTAATTTCAGATTTACTTAAAACATCAAAATAAGTATTGTGTTAAAATTAATAAATATATTCTCCAAATAATATGTCTAGGGTTTGTGAACTGACAGGTGCAAAAGCTAATAATGGAATGGCTGTTAGTCATTCGCATATACGTACTAAGAAATTACAACAAGTAAATCTTCAAAAAAGGAGACTTTGGTGGCAAGAAGGTAAAAAGTGGGTAAACATAAAAATTAGTACTAAGGCATTAAAATCAATACAAAAGGTTGGTTTAGATAAGGTTGCCAAAACAAATGGAGTGGATCTCAATAAGTTCTGATTTTGATGAAGAGTTTGTTTGGCCTTTTTGTAATATTAATATCGTTAATTTTTAATCTTAAATCTGCAATTGCTTTTGATTATGCTCCTGAGATAGGAGATTCAGCTCCTAGTTTCCATTTAGAGGGAATAAACAAAAGTATTAAATCAAAAAAAATATGGGATTCGAATGAATTAATAGGTAAATGGATAGTTTTATATTTTTATCCTAAGGATTTTACCGCTGGTTGTACTCTAGAAGCTAAAGGATTTTCTCAATTAAAAAACGACTTTTCTAAATATAATGCTGAAATAATAGGAATAAGTGCTGACAATCAAGATTCACACGACAGTTTTTGCAGTGAAAAATCAATAAATTACACATTATTATCCGACCCCAATGGTACTATTAGTGCAAAATATGGTTCCTGGATTCCTCCTTATTCCGATAGGAATACTTTTTTGATTTCACCAGAGGGAAAAATAACATACAGATGGATAAGTGTTTTACCAATCAATCATGCAAAAGAAGTACTTAATATATTAAAGAAAAATATATAAATATTTTGCACGAACTTTCATTTGGTACTTGGTTAATTCATATCAGCTCAGTAATAGAATGGATTTATGCAATTTTTATAATAAACAAAATAAGTAGCTATAAAAAACTAGAGCTTTATTACTGGTTAAGTCTCGCGATGATACCTAATTTAATTGGAGCTATGTGTGCAATTACTTGGCATATTTTTGATAATCAACCTGAATTATATGGCTTAGTTACCCTTCAAGGGATTTTCACCTTTATAGGGAACTCAACATTAGCTATCGCTACTATTGCAATTTATAAAAGAACAGAATCCTATGAATGATTTTTTTTTAAGATTTCTAAATTACTTATCAAGATTTGATAATACAGCCTTATTTGCAGCATCTATAATTCCATATTCGATTTTCTTATATTATTTATACAAGATAAAGTCATTAAATAAATTAATCAAAGTTGGTTTTTCTTTAACTGTATTATTTGTATTTATAACCATAGTAATTTCGATATATTCTCTTACTTACTATCAAAGAACTCTTGTTGAAGTTGACTTACTTCATGGTTCAGCAGAATTTTTCTTAACTTTAAGCGATTTTGTTATTTTACTTGGCTTTATAAAGATGTTAAATCGTCTAGAAGTAAATAACTCTTAAGACCTTTTACAATTATGTGATTTATTGCTCGAAATAAAGGAGAATATAGAAAATAACATTTTTTATGCTTACTACATTATTTGCAGCAGCGGCTGCTCCCGCAACATTTGAATGGTCACCAAAATGTGCCATCGTAATGATTGCATGTAATGTTTTTGCTTATGCAATTGCAAGAGCCACAATAAGAAAACCTAATGAAGGTTTTGAAATTCCTAATTCACAATTCTTTGGTGGTTTAAGTCATGCTTCTGTCGTAGGAGCTAATTGCCTAGGACATATCTTCGGAATAGGGGCAATACTAGGATTAGCTTCTAGAGGTGTATTGTAAAATTATTCAACGGTAATTTTAGAATTTAATTTTGCTAAATTAAATTTGTTAATAATTTTTTCTGCCATCTGATCAGGTGTAAGTCCTAATTTTTCTTTACTCTGATCAGGTGATGCATGATCTACAAGTACATCAGGAATACCAATTCTTAAAACTGGTATATTTATATCATTATCGTTTAACATTTCAACAATAGCCGAGCCAAATCCTCCAACTAATGTACCTTCTTCCATTGTTACTACCTTTTTAAGTTTTCTTACTAACGGTATTATTAAATCTTGATCAAGAGGTCTAACAAATCTAGCATTAATAATACAAGCACTAATGCCTCTATTTTTTAGTAAGTTTGCAGTTTCAGTAGCGGATTGAACCATTGAACCATAAGCAATAATTAAAACATCATCACCTTCTTCTAAAATTTCTCCTTCGCCTATCTTCAAAGGCTCCCATCCCTCATCCATTACTGCTACACCTAAACCTGAACCTCTTGGAATGCGAAGTGCTGTAGGTCCCTTGTAATTAATAGATGTAATTAACATTCTTTGAAGTTCAGCTTCATCTTTTGGAGCCATTAAAACAAAATTAGGAATAGCTCTCATATAGCTAATATCATATTGACCCTGATGAGTTGGACCATCGGCACCAACTATTCCTGCTCTATCTAAAACAAAGGATACAGGTAGATTCTGAATACCTACATCATGAATTAGCTGATCAAAAGCCCGTTGCAAGAATGTACTGTAAATAGCAACTACAGGTTTAAGACCATCGCAAGACATTCCAGCTGCTAATGTAACTGCATGTTGTTCAGCTATTCCTACATCTATATATTGTTCTGGAATATTTTTTTGTAATAAATCTAGTCCAGTTCCAGTAGCCATCGCTGCTGTAATTCCTATAACCTTACTGTCTTGCTCGCAAATTTTTAAAAGCGTTTGACCAAATATTTTACTATAACTGACTGGTTTAGGCTTACTTGATGGAATTGATTTACCAGTCGTAAGATCGAATGATGATTGAGCATGGTACCCTACTTGATCTGCTTCTGCATATGGATATCCTTTCCCTTTTGTTGTAACAACATGAACCATTACTGGTTTTTTAAGTCTATGAGCAGCATTGAAAGTATTTATAAGATTAGAAATATCATGTCCATCAATTGGTCCCATATACGTAAAACCAAGTTCTTCAAAAACTGCTCCAACTTTTGGTACAGCTAAACGTCTAACACTTCCTTTTATATTTTTTAATTCTTCAGGTATATCTTTACCTATAAGAGGAATATTTTTAACACTTTCCTGAACACTATCTGACAAAAATTGTAATGGTGGACTTAGTCTTACTCTATTTAGATATGTAGAAAGAGCTCCAACAGGAGGAGATATTGACATATCATTATCATTCAGAACAACAACTAAGGGAGTATTTGGCAAATGCCCCGCATGATTTATCGCTTCTAAAGCCATTCCCCCAGTTAATGCTCCATCACCTATAACTGCAACGCATTTATGATCTTCCCCTTTTCTATCTCTTGCAATTGCCATTCCTAGCGCAGCTGATATTGATGTACTTGCGTGACCTGCTCCAAAGTGATCAAAATGACTTTCACTACGTTTTAGATAACCAGCAATACCTTTTTGTTGACGTAAAGAGTCAAACTCATTGAAACGTCCAGTAATTAATTTATGAGGATAAGCCTGATGACCAACATCCCATACAACTTTATCAAAATCAAGATCTAATGTTTGATATAAAGCAAGTGTTAATTCAACAACGCCTAGTCCAGGCCCTAGATGTCCTCCACTTGTTGAAACCACCTCCAAATGTCTCTCTCTAATCTGACAGGCAATTTCCTCTAATTGTGATACCGTTAAACCATGTAATTGATTTGGATGGCTTAACTCACTTAAAAGCATTATTTAAAAATATTTACTTACCTAATCTAAAACGTTAAGGTGCAAATT is part of the Prochlorococcus marinus subsp. pastoris str. CCMP1986 genome and harbors:
- a CDS encoding peroxiredoxin encodes the protein MKSLFGLFVILISLIFNLKSAIAFDYAPEIGDSAPSFHLEGINKSIKSKKIWDSNELIGKWIVLYFYPKDFTAGCTLEAKGFSQLKNDFSKYNAEIIGISADNQDSHDSFCSEKSINYTLLSDPNGTISAKYGSWIPPYSDRNTFLISPEGKITYRWISVLPINHAKEVLNILKKNI
- the psaK gene encoding photosystem I reaction center subunit PsaK — protein: MLTTLFAAAAAPATFEWSPKCAIVMIACNVFAYAIARATIRKPNEGFEIPNSQFFGGLSHASVVGANCLGHIFGIGAILGLASRGVL
- a CDS encoding DUF2499 domain-containing protein; this encodes MHELSFGTWLIHISSVIEWIYAIFIINKISSYKKLELYYWLSLAMIPNLIGAMCAITWHIFDNQPELYGLVTLQGIFTFIGNSTLAIATIAIYKRTESYE
- a CDS encoding DUF3593 domain-containing protein; its protein translation is MNDFFLRFLNYLSRFDNTALFAASIIPYSIFLYYLYKIKSLNKLIKVGFSLTVLFVFITIVISIYSLTYYQRTLVEVDLLHGSAEFFLTLSDFVILLGFIKMLNRLEVNNS
- the rpmB gene encoding 50S ribosomal protein L28; protein product: MSRVCELTGAKANNGMAVSHSHIRTKKLQQVNLQKRRLWWQEGKKWVNIKISTKALKSIQKVGLDKVAKTNGVDLNKF
- the dxs gene encoding 1-deoxy-D-xylulose-5-phosphate synthase; this encodes MLLSELSHPNQLHGLTVSQLEEIACQIRERHLEVVSTSGGHLGPGLGVVELTLALYQTLDLDFDKVVWDVGHQAYPHKLITGRFNEFDSLRQQKGIAGYLKRSESHFDHFGAGHASTSISAALGMAIARDRKGEDHKCVAVIGDGALTGGMALEAINHAGHLPNTPLVVVLNDNDMSISPPVGALSTYLNRVRLSPPLQFLSDSVQESVKNIPLIGKDIPEELKNIKGSVRRLAVPKVGAVFEELGFTYMGPIDGHDISNLINTFNAAHRLKKPVMVHVVTTKGKGYPYAEADQVGYHAQSSFDLTTGKSIPSSKPKPVSYSKIFGQTLLKICEQDSKVIGITAAMATGTGLDLLQKNIPEQYIDVGIAEQHAVTLAAGMSCDGLKPVVAIYSTFLQRAFDQLIHDVGIQNLPVSFVLDRAGIVGADGPTHQGQYDISYMRAIPNFVLMAPKDEAELQRMLITSINYKGPTALRIPRGSGLGVAVMDEGWEPLKIGEGEILEEGDDVLIIAYGSMVQSATETANLLKNRGISACIINARFVRPLDQDLIIPLVRKLKKVVTMEEGTLVGGFGSAIVEMLNDNDINIPVLRIGIPDVLVDHASPDQSKEKLGLTPDQMAEKIINKFNLAKLNSKITVE